The window CCGACCATAACGGTCCCGGTTCGCTGCAGCTCTTTCAATGCCTGATCAAGCAACTGGTCATCCAATTCATAGATGGGCTGCTGGAGCAGGTTTTCCACCCACACCACGAAACCCTCGCCAGCCGGGCATTTGCCGAGCAGGTGAGCCAGTTCCAGATGAGAATGGGCATTGACGAGACCGGGAGCAATAGTGACGTCACCAAGATCGGTGACCGTACCGGAAAAGGATGTGCCGAGGTCGGCGTATGTACCGACCTCATGAATAACGCCTCGCTCAACGATGATCGCAGCATTGTCGATCATCGCCCTGCCAGGCGTCATGGTCGCGGCTTTGGCCGCACGAAAGAGTTCAGGCATCCCTGATTCAACACTCCGAAAGTGAGAAATGTACTGGTAAAATGTCCGCGCACGGACTGAAGCTAGGAGATAGCTCTTTTTCCAACCACGGTCCAGAAGAATTCGTATCGATTCGCCCGCAGAACACCCCTGTTATTATTTTGAGACCGGAGTTGTTCCCATCGTGCTTTATGGTAGGATTCGGCAGTTTTTACTGTTTTTCAATATCTACCGAATCGACCTGAGGGAGAGTGCAATGAAAAAAATGTTGCTTATCGCGCTGGTGATGTTCGCTTTTTCCGCGTCGGCATGTCTGGCCGGAGAAATCAATCTGGTGGGAACATGGCAGGGCGACATGTCGCTGCACAATGAGCACACCGGCTTTGTCTACAAGAAGGACAACTCCACCAAGCTCATTATCGAAAAGGAAGAAAACGGCGCATTCTACGGCAAGCGTGAATGGACCCGCAACGGCACTGATTACGTGGAAGGCTTCTCAGGTGTCATGAGTCCGGACGGCAGGCGCCTCTACTTTGCAGGTCATGACGATGGGTACTTCTTTGCCGACGTGCTGGGTTTTGACGAGCTGACCGTCTACTATCTGGAAGACGGCGGCGAGGCCAAGGCCATCCGACAGAATCTGAAGCGGGTCAAATAGCTTCAGTTCAGAGAAAAAACCTCTTCGGTAACGTACCGAATCGTATCGCGGGACAGCCCGAGCTTAGCATACGCTGACTTCAACTCGTTGCCGTGTCCCATGAGTTCGCCCTGATAACGACGAGGCACTTCAAACAGTTCTGGCTTGCTGCCGAACTCGGCCACGTTGGCGCGCACGATTTCCAGCAGCGCCAACCCTCTCGCGGATTGCCCCAAGGCGGGATGCCACGGTCCGGCAAGGATATGCTCGGCCAGTGTCCCTTCTGGTGGCAGCCCGAGTCGGATCACACGCACGCCTTTTTCCCAGAAGGCCAGCAATGCTTCGCCCAATTCCTGTTTGGCCCGCTCCAACGACCACGGCTCGAACTCACCCTTTCTCCATATCTCCGCCAGCGGTGTTCCGTCGATGACAAGGCATGGATAGATGCGGGCCACCTCCGGCCCAAGCAGCGCCGCGGTGCGCACATCATCCAGAAAGACGCCGGGGCGATCTCCGGGCAGGCCGGGCAACAACTGTACACCCAGTGCCAAGCCGCTGCGCTGCACCATGGAGCACCCCTGCAGGGCCGTTTCTCCGCTGTATCCACGCCCGGACCGTCTGAGCACTTCATCATCGAACGACTGGATACCGAGTTCCACCATATCCAGCCCCTGCGCCCTGAGCATACTCAGCGAAAACTCATCCACGCAGTCCGGTCTCGTCGAGCAGCGCACATGCGTGATCAGGCCTCGTTCCCGATACCGCATGGCCAGCCCCAGAAACATCTCGGGCCACGGCGACGGCAGTGCCGTGAAGGTGCCGCCATAGAAGGCCAGTTCATACGGCCCCCGGCCATCGCTCAGCGCCTGATCCAGATCCTTTTCCGTTTCCTTGAGGATCGATTCCAATGCGGTTTCGGTGCGCCCCGTCTGTTTGTCCTGCGCACAGAACACACATCGGTACGGGCAGCCCGCAAACGGCAAGAAGACCGGCCACACCTTGGTAGGCGACGGCTCCGGTTCAGGATGGGTGAATGTGAGATGATTTGACATATTGGGGAAGAGGTAGGGATGCCGCTTCGCGGCGATTGTCAGGTGATTTCGCCTCCGGCGGGCAAGGACTCGCGCCCTTGCATCCCGATTATGCGCCTTCGGCGCGAAATTTAGTTGCGCCAAAGGCGCAGAGTGGGATTCCAAAGGGTATAGCCCTTTGGCCGCCGGAGGCGAAATCACCTATCAAATGGAGGCCAAAGGCCGAATTCCCATTCTGAT of the Pseudodesulfovibrio sp. zrk46 genome contains:
- a CDS encoding radical SAM protein, producing MSNHLTFTHPEPEPSPTKVWPVFLPFAGCPYRCVFCAQDKQTGRTETALESILKETEKDLDQALSDGRGPYELAFYGGTFTALPSPWPEMFLGLAMRYRERGLITHVRCSTRPDCVDEFSLSMLRAQGLDMVELGIQSFDDEVLRRSGRGYSGETALQGCSMVQRSGLALGVQLLPGLPGDRPGVFLDDVRTAALLGPEVARIYPCLVIDGTPLAEIWRKGEFEPWSLERAKQELGEALLAFWEKGVRVIRLGLPPEGTLAEHILAGPWHPALGQSARGLALLEIVRANVAEFGSKPELFEVPRRYQGELMGHGNELKSAYAKLGLSRDTIRYVTEEVFSLN